One genomic segment of Dehalogenimonas alkenigignens includes these proteins:
- a CDS encoding guanylate kinase, with the protein MTFKPPLPAPVLIVLSGPSGVGKDAVLERMKERQLPGVKYVTTVTTRAQRPREIEGRDYHFFSQPEFKKLIEANELLEWAEVYGNFYGVPKAAVREALKAGHDVVVKVDVQGAASIKKITPGAVFIFLLPPSLKDLEARLSRRLTESPAALKRRLETAPHELEQLSMFDYFVVNHEGRIDQAVDCIAAILAAEKARVHKRNIIL; encoded by the coding sequence TTGACGTTTAAGCCGCCTCTTCCGGCGCCGGTGCTCATCGTCCTGTCAGGCCCGTCCGGGGTCGGCAAAGACGCCGTACTGGAACGGATGAAGGAGCGGCAGTTGCCGGGCGTCAAATACGTCACCACGGTGACCACCCGCGCCCAGCGCCCGCGTGAAATTGAAGGCAGGGACTACCACTTCTTCAGCCAGCCCGAGTTTAAAAAGCTCATTGAAGCGAATGAACTCCTGGAATGGGCAGAGGTTTACGGCAATTTCTACGGCGTGCCCAAGGCGGCGGTGCGGGAAGCGCTGAAAGCCGGACACGATGTTGTCGTCAAGGTTGACGTCCAGGGCGCCGCTTCGATCAAAAAGATTACCCCCGGCGCCGTCTTCATCTTTCTGCTGCCGCCTTCGCTCAAGGACCTGGAAGCGCGCTTGTCACGCCGCCTCACCGAATCGCCGGCGGCGCTGAAACGCCGGTTGGAAACGGCGCCGCATGAACTGGAACAGCTGAGTATGTTTGATTATTTCGTGGTCAACCACGAAGGCCGGATTGATCAGGCCGTCGACTGCATCGCCGCCATCCTGGCCGCCGAAAAGGCCCGGGTCCACAAGCGGAATATTATTCTATAG
- a CDS encoding reductive dehalogenase, translating to MSAFHSTVSRRDFMKGLGFVSAGLGGAAAVSPAFHDLDELMQSGVTTRKRAWWVKEVDEPTVEIDWDLMKPHYSYQTQSAALVAQYVGVDAYNAMKKSEKSDADRLKDNEPGYRLKDHALSGANGGLRIATIAEKFGQIKNVTTPEARGVPKWTGTPEEGLIMLRSAMVFFGAADIATAELDDHHRKLMGITGENPGITYWDKQPPTTVTKPVVFSKTDESFRWDEKTGITYLPNKPLYNVCYLIPQDNDLNRMRPTVLGRLTQTRYRLREVPRACTQAFITGLGYESMHDEPYRWNPSNSGAVLGGLTENSRHTIMSISPEFGAFGGYFDFLTTLPIAHTKPIDAGIWRMCQSCGLCADYCPSGSIEKKGESQPSWEGPKPSSLGPKVYQLPWEGIRTSGEWAKLGRKTFWTDMPSSQIYQRSVGTCNVCWGHCVFNGANSAMIHQVVKATASTTGIFNSFFASMHDIMGYGLKEGEAVEKWWHSSLPAYGFDSTVYARDMGY from the coding sequence ATGTCAGCTTTTCACAGCACCGTCTCCCGCCGCGACTTCATGAAAGGTCTGGGCTTCGTCAGCGCCGGCCTCGGCGGCGCCGCCGCCGTTTCCCCGGCCTTCCACGACCTGGACGAACTGATGCAGTCCGGCGTCACCACCCGGAAGCGCGCCTGGTGGGTCAAGGAAGTCGATGAACCGACTGTCGAGATCGACTGGGACCTGATGAAACCGCACTACAGCTATCAGACCCAGTCCGCCGCCCTGGTGGCCCAGTACGTGGGCGTCGATGCCTACAACGCGATGAAGAAGTCCGAAAAATCTGATGCCGACCGGCTGAAGGATAACGAACCCGGCTACCGGCTGAAAGACCATGCCCTATCCGGCGCCAACGGCGGCCTGCGCATCGCCACCATCGCCGAAAAATTCGGCCAGATCAAGAACGTGACTACCCCTGAAGCCCGCGGCGTGCCCAAGTGGACCGGCACTCCGGAAGAAGGCCTCATCATGCTGCGCTCGGCCATGGTCTTCTTCGGTGCCGCCGATATCGCCACCGCCGAACTTGACGATCATCACCGGAAACTGATGGGCATCACCGGCGAGAATCCCGGCATCACCTACTGGGACAAGCAGCCGCCGACCACGGTCACCAAGCCGGTGGTCTTCTCCAAGACTGACGAATCCTTCCGCTGGGACGAAAAGACGGGCATTACCTACCTGCCCAACAAACCGCTTTACAACGTCTGCTATCTCATCCCGCAGGACAACGACCTGAACCGGATGCGCCCGACGGTGCTGGGCCGCCTGACCCAGACCCGCTACCGCCTGCGCGAAGTACCCCGCGCCTGCACCCAGGCTTTCATCACCGGTCTCGGCTATGAGAGCATGCATGACGAGCCCTATCGCTGGAATCCTTCCAACTCCGGCGCGGTGCTGGGTGGCCTGACCGAAAACTCCCGCCACACCATCATGTCCATCAGCCCTGAGTTCGGCGCTTTCGGCGGCTACTTCGATTTCCTGACCACCCTGCCCATCGCCCACACCAAACCCATTGACGCCGGCATCTGGCGGATGTGCCAGTCCTGCGGTCTGTGCGCCGACTACTGCCCGTCCGGCTCGATCGAGAAGAAGGGCGAAAGCCAGCCGAGTTGGGAAGGCCCGAAACCGTCATCCCTCGGACCGAAAGTTTATCAACTGCCGTGGGAAGGCATCCGCACCAGCGGCGAATGGGCCAAGCTGGGCCGCAAGACCTTCTGGACGGACATGCCCTCCAGCCAGATCTACCAGCGGTCGGTCGGCACCTGCAACGTCTGCTGGGGCCACTGCGTCTTCAACGGCGCCAACTCCGCCATGATCCACCAGGTGGTCAAAGCCACGGCATCCACCACCGGCATCTTCAACTCCTTCTTCGCCTCGATGCACGACATCATGGGCTACGGCCTGAAGGAAGGCGAGGCGGTCGAGAAGTGGTGGCACTCCTCGCTGCCGGCCTACGGCTTCGATTCCACCGTCTACGCCCGCGACATGGGCTACTAA
- a CDS encoding SHOCT domain-containing protein has protein sequence MGILTLVLTGLLIWIVVMANQKGDSFIKGGGFQEKTPLDIARERFASGEISAEEFDKIKKNPA, from the coding sequence ATGGGTATTCTGACGTTGGTGCTGACCGGACTTCTAATCTGGATTGTAGTCATGGCCAATCAGAAAGGGGATTCGTTCATCAAGGGCGGCGGATTCCAAGAAAAGACGCCGCTGGATATTGCCCGCGAACGATTCGCCAGTGGAGAGATATCGGCAGAGGAGTTCGACAAGATCAAAAAGAATCCCGCTTAG
- a CDS encoding reductive dehalogenase, producing MKEIKKERKNMSIFHSTMSRRQFMKAIGLAGAGTGAAALVGPNFHDLDEVVASGDNLQKHPWYVKERERLDPTVELDFDLMQRYDRRYMGQCANIRSKYLGRQRVVDTDANSGALAKKQLVENLPGFGHKWEALRVGLSQSNKWSVSFLGPEVSGKITAATPESLGVPKWQATPEENAKLVVAAIRLFGMAEAGFNQLDSTWRTKLVAKNEKGSSTGMQWIDTDPANVPDTAARPIVYEDVAEPYYTTTKWVIPTKDQWVVYLGGPEPRETDRTFPSRISKSNLVANSGTRNIAFYSTYNFFRALGYNLVGGTGHGTDCFQTPGVAVLTGKAENARMSNWVISPSWGPRSTDLAQITDMPLAETHPIDAGLWRFCQSCGICADACPSESIPKKGFEPTFEIPDINGVADTQHATGRKMYYFNGSSCNNWTKENYPGSGCSACAAHCTFSTGSGAMVHSVLKTTISYVPIFNTFLANMGRTFGYGPYEDPEQWWNAALPQFGIDSTLTSTVKSQ from the coding sequence ATGAAGGAAATTAAGAAAGAAAGGAAAAATATGTCCATTTTTCACAGCACCATGAGCCGCCGGCAGTTCATGAAAGCCATCGGCTTGGCTGGCGCCGGTACCGGCGCGGCCGCCCTGGTCGGTCCCAATTTCCATGACCTGGATGAGGTCGTCGCTTCCGGCGACAATCTCCAGAAGCATCCCTGGTACGTCAAGGAGCGCGAACGCCTGGATCCCACCGTCGAGCTGGACTTCGACCTGATGCAGCGCTACGACCGGCGCTACATGGGCCAGTGCGCCAACATCCGCTCCAAGTACCTCGGCCGGCAGCGGGTTGTCGATACCGACGCCAATTCCGGCGCTCTCGCCAAGAAGCAACTGGTTGAAAACCTGCCGGGCTTCGGTCACAAGTGGGAAGCCTTGCGCGTCGGTCTCAGCCAGTCCAACAAATGGTCTGTATCCTTCCTCGGCCCCGAAGTCAGCGGCAAGATCACCGCTGCCACCCCGGAATCCCTGGGCGTGCCCAAGTGGCAGGCTACCCCTGAAGAGAACGCAAAACTGGTGGTGGCCGCCATCAGGCTGTTCGGCATGGCGGAAGCCGGCTTCAACCAACTTGACAGCACCTGGCGGACCAAGCTCGTGGCTAAGAACGAGAAAGGCTCTTCCACCGGCATGCAGTGGATTGACACCGATCCGGCCAACGTTCCTGACACCGCCGCCCGCCCCATTGTTTACGAAGATGTCGCTGAGCCTTACTACACCACCACCAAGTGGGTAATTCCCACCAAGGATCAGTGGGTGGTTTACCTGGGCGGCCCGGAACCCCGCGAGACCGATCGGACCTTCCCTTCCCGCATCAGTAAATCCAACCTGGTTGCCAACTCTGGTACCCGCAATATCGCCTTCTACAGCACTTACAATTTCTTCAGGGCTCTCGGTTACAACTTGGTCGGCGGCACCGGTCACGGTACCGACTGCTTCCAGACGCCGGGCGTGGCCGTCCTGACTGGTAAAGCGGAAAACGCCCGCATGAGCAACTGGGTGATTTCCCCTTCTTGGGGTCCCCGCTCGACTGATTTGGCTCAGATCACCGACATGCCTTTGGCCGAGACTCATCCGATCGATGCTGGTCTGTGGCGCTTCTGCCAGAGCTGCGGTATCTGCGCCGACGCTTGCCCCTCCGAGTCGATTCCGAAAAAAGGCTTCGAGCCGACCTTTGAAATCCCGGACATCAACGGCGTCGCGGATACTCAGCATGCCACCGGACGCAAGATGTACTACTTCAACGGCTCTTCCTGCAACAACTGGACTAAGGAGAACTACCCGGGCTCTGGCTGTTCCGCCTGCGCCGCCCATTGCACCTTCTCCACCGGCAGCGGAGCTATGGTTCACTCCGTATTGAAGACCACCATTTCCTATGTCCCGATCTTCAACACCTTCCTGGCCAACATGGGCCGGACCTTCGGCTACGGTCCTTACGAGGATCCGGAGCAGTGGTGGAACGCCGCCCTGCCGCAGTTCGGCATCGATTCTACCCTCACCTCCACTGTCAAGAGCCAGTAG
- a CDS encoding response regulator transcription factor produces the protein MKALIVDDDDGIIQLVSLCLILIWPDVKITWTHLGGEGADLVRSVSPDLVVLDLGLPDMSGFDVLKRIRAFSKVPLIVLTVRNDEVDVVRAFELGADDYVTKPFRQFEFLARVRSAVARFVPGQSKGEEVRAAFGDFRFDSSFRKLEYRNKTIDLTSTESVTLRCLLENAGKVVTHKAIAQQIWGHPVPDAVKIIRVYIRHLREKIEADPNNPTLIVTKAGEGYLFTRTV, from the coding sequence ATGAAAGCGCTGATTGTTGACGACGACGATGGCATCATCCAGCTTGTTTCACTATGTCTGATCCTGATCTGGCCTGACGTCAAGATCACCTGGACGCATCTTGGCGGCGAAGGCGCCGATCTGGTGCGCAGCGTGTCCCCAGACCTGGTGGTTTTGGATCTCGGGTTGCCGGACATGAGCGGCTTCGATGTCCTGAAGCGCATCCGCGCTTTTTCCAAAGTACCGCTCATTGTCCTCACCGTCAGGAACGACGAGGTGGATGTGGTACGGGCTTTCGAGCTCGGCGCCGATGACTATGTCACCAAACCGTTCCGCCAGTTCGAATTCCTGGCGCGGGTACGTTCAGCGGTGGCCCGTTTCGTGCCGGGACAGAGCAAAGGAGAGGAGGTCAGGGCGGCCTTCGGCGACTTCCGGTTCGATTCCTCCTTCAGGAAGCTGGAATACCGCAACAAGACCATCGACCTGACGTCTACTGAAAGCGTCACCTTGCGCTGCCTGCTGGAAAACGCCGGCAAGGTCGTCACCCACAAAGCCATCGCCCAGCAGATCTGGGGCCACCCGGTGCCGGACGCGGTCAAGATTATCCGGGTCTATATCCGGCACCTGCGGGAAAAGATCGAGGCCGACCCCAACAACCCGACGCTGATCGTCACCAAAGCCGGCGAAGGCTACCTGTTCACCCGGACGGTGTAG
- the gltA gene encoding NADPH-dependent glutamate synthase yields the protein MSQESGGKAKAKINLNRVSMPKQPADTRRQTFGEVALGYSAEDAAREAARCIECKARNCVAGCPVAIDIPEFIAAVKSGDLAGASRVIKRTNALPGICGRVCPQESQCEAVCTLAKKKAPVAIGRLERYVADWELGHHPAPEASASPPTGRKVAVVGSGPAGLTCAAELARLGHAVTIFESLHVAGGVLMYGIPEFRLPKSIVQAEINYVKSLGVIIELDAVIGKTLTIDELLADGFNAVFVGTGAGLPLFLNIENENACGVYSANEFLSRVNLMKAYRFPEVDTPLKVGKEVAVIGGGNVAMDAARCAVRLGASVTVVYRRGREEMPARIEEIENAEEEGVAFLFLTNPIKFDINDQKWVSGMVCQKMVLGEPDASGRRRPVPVESSEFTLAIDMAIVALGTRPNPLIARSTPDLAFASRGTVVADEATGLTRKKAVWAGGDIVTGSATVISAMGAGKTAARDIDRYLASL from the coding sequence ATGAGTCAAGAATCTGGCGGCAAAGCTAAAGCTAAAATCAACCTGAACCGGGTATCCATGCCCAAGCAGCCGGCCGATACCCGGCGGCAGACATTCGGCGAGGTCGCCCTGGGTTATTCAGCCGAGGACGCCGCCCGGGAAGCCGCCCGCTGCATCGAGTGCAAGGCCAGGAACTGCGTGGCCGGCTGCCCGGTGGCCATCGACATCCCCGAGTTCATCGCCGCCGTTAAATCCGGCGATCTAGCCGGTGCCTCGCGGGTGATCAAGCGCACCAACGCCCTGCCCGGTATATGCGGCCGCGTCTGCCCCCAGGAAAGCCAGTGCGAGGCCGTCTGCACCCTGGCCAAGAAGAAGGCGCCGGTGGCCATCGGCCGGCTGGAACGGTATGTCGCCGACTGGGAACTGGGGCATCATCCGGCGCCTGAGGCTTCGGCCTCGCCGCCGACGGGACGCAAAGTGGCCGTGGTTGGCTCCGGCCCGGCGGGACTGACCTGCGCCGCTGAACTTGCCCGGCTGGGGCATGCCGTCACCATCTTCGAGTCTCTCCATGTGGCTGGCGGCGTGCTGATGTACGGCATACCGGAATTCCGCCTGCCCAAAAGCATCGTCCAGGCTGAGATCAATTATGTCAAGAGCCTGGGAGTGATCATCGAACTGGATGCGGTTATCGGTAAAACACTGACGATTGATGAACTGCTGGCCGATGGCTTCAACGCCGTTTTCGTCGGCACCGGCGCCGGCCTGCCGCTGTTTTTAAATATCGAGAACGAAAACGCCTGCGGCGTCTATTCCGCCAACGAATTCCTGTCGCGGGTCAATTTGATGAAAGCTTACCGCTTCCCCGAGGTTGATACCCCCCTTAAGGTGGGCAAAGAGGTTGCGGTCATCGGCGGCGGCAATGTCGCCATGGACGCCGCCCGCTGCGCCGTTCGCCTGGGGGCAAGCGTCACTGTTGTTTACCGCCGCGGCCGGGAGGAAATGCCAGCCCGAATTGAGGAAATCGAGAACGCCGAAGAAGAGGGCGTCGCCTTCCTTTTTCTGACCAATCCCATCAAATTTGATATAAACGACCAGAAATGGGTTTCCGGCATGGTCTGCCAGAAGATGGTTCTGGGTGAACCCGACGCCTCCGGCCGCCGCCGGCCGGTGCCTGTCGAAAGTTCAGAATTCACCCTGGCTATCGATATGGCTATTGTCGCCCTGGGTACCCGGCCCAATCCCCTTATCGCCCGGTCCACGCCCGACCTGGCTTTTGCTTCCAGAGGCACTGTAGTGGCGGATGAAGCCACCGGCTTGACCCGGAAGAAGGCGGTATGGGCCGGAGGCGATATCGTCACCGGTTCGGCCACCGTCATCTCCGCCATGGGCGCCGGCAAAACCGCCGCCCGGGATATTGACCGCTACCTGGCCTCGCTGTAA
- a CDS encoding reductive dehalogenase: MSIFHSTMSRRQFMKAIGLAGAGTGAAALVAPNFHDLDEVVASGDNLQKHPWYVKERERLDPTMEIDWNVIHRYDRRYMGQCSNIRAKYYGKAYVEKIDAESGALQAQRMKDNVPGFGHKWEALRTGLSQSNKWSVSYLGPEVSGKITAATPESLGVPKWQASPEENAKLVVAAIRLFGMAEAGFNNLDSTWRTKLVAFNEKGSSTGSQWIDTDPANVPASAARPIVYENVDQPYYTTEKWVIPANKDLNVLYLGGPEPRETDRTYPSRISKSNLVANSGTRNIAFYSTYNFMRALGYNMFGGTGHGTDCFQTPGVAVFTGKAEGARMSNWVISPTWGPRSTDLCQITDMPLAETHPIDAGLWRFCKTCGICADSCPSNSIQGLDAGDPSYDMPPINGKPDTQHISGLKRFYYDGSGCRNYVNEFIPGSGCSACAAHCTFSTGSGAMVHAVLKSTISYVPILNGFLANMGRTFGYGAYEDPEQWWDAALPQFGIDSTLTAQVKSQ; the protein is encoded by the coding sequence ATGTCCATTTTTCACAGCACAATGAGCCGCCGGCAGTTCATGAAAGCCATCGGCCTGGCTGGCGCCGGCACCGGCGCGGCCGCCCTGGTCGCCCCGAACTTTCATGACCTGGACGAAGTCGTCGCTTCCGGCGACAATCTCCAGAAGCATCCCTGGTATGTTAAAGAGCGCGAGCGCCTGGATCCTACGATGGAGATTGACTGGAACGTGATCCACCGCTATGACCGCCGCTACATGGGCCAATGCTCCAACATCCGCGCCAAGTATTACGGCAAGGCGTATGTCGAAAAGATTGACGCCGAATCTGGTGCGCTCCAGGCGCAAAGGATGAAGGATAATGTGCCCGGCTTCGGCCATAAATGGGAAGCCCTGAGGACCGGTCTCAGCCAGTCCAACAAGTGGTCTGTGTCATACCTCGGCCCCGAAGTCAGCGGCAAGATCACTGCGGCTACTCCGGAATCACTGGGCGTGCCCAAGTGGCAAGCCTCTCCTGAAGAGAACGCAAAGCTGGTGGTGGCCGCCATCAGGCTGTTCGGCATGGCCGAGGCCGGTTTCAACAACCTGGACAGCACCTGGCGGACCAAGCTGGTGGCCTTCAATGAAAAGGGCAGTTCGACCGGCTCCCAGTGGATCGACACCGATCCCGCCAATGTCCCGGCATCTGCCGCCAGACCCATTGTCTACGAGAATGTTGATCAACCGTACTACACCACAGAAAAATGGGTCATCCCGGCGAATAAAGACCTGAACGTACTCTACCTTGGCGGTCCAGAGCCCAGGGAAACCGACCGGACATATCCTTCCAGAATCTCGAAATCGAATCTGGTGGCCAACTCCGGCACCCGCAACATCGCCTTCTATAGCACTTATAACTTCATGAGAGCTCTGGGCTATAACATGTTCGGCGGCACTGGCCACGGCACCGACTGCTTCCAGACCCCTGGCGTAGCTGTATTTACCGGCAAAGCCGAGGGTGCCCGCATGAGCAACTGGGTGATCTCTCCCACCTGGGGCCCACGGAGCACTGATCTTTGCCAGATCACCGATATGCCCCTGGCGGAGACCCATCCGATCGACGCCGGCCTGTGGCGCTTCTGTAAGACCTGCGGCATCTGCGCCGATTCCTGCCCATCTAATTCCATCCAGGGGCTTGATGCCGGGGATCCCAGCTACGATATGCCGCCCATCAATGGCAAACCCGACACCCAGCACATCTCCGGTTTGAAGCGGTTCTACTATGACGGCTCTGGCTGCCGGAACTATGTGAACGAATTCATCCCTGGCTCCGGTTGTTCAGCCTGCGCCGCTCACTGCACCTTCTCCACCGGCAGCGGGGCTATGGTTCATGCCGTGCTGAAATCAACCATCTCCTACGTGCCGATCCTCAACGGCTTCCTGGCCAACATGGGCCGAACTTTTGGCTACGGTGCATACGAGGATCCGGAGCAGTGGTGGGACGCCGCTCTGCCGCAATTCGGCATCGACTCTACTCTCACCGCTCAGGTCAAGAGCCAGTAA
- a CDS encoding PAS domain-containing sensor histidine kinase: MNVAKPVDLLYRAVFENAGDAIIIWRRANGSEVLKIIDANPAACRRLGYTRDEMIRLTDADLNAPDSLRRSREILAAPSDNGKLTMEVALRTKTGQELPSEANCQVFIMDGCPAIVAVYRDIAERKEQEERRQRALEHETSLRSKLEADTDMRTNYTRALVHELKTPLTLLMASSDFLVSHIKEEPLLSFAKNISFGAASINRRIDELHDLMKLEMGSLQLEFYPVPTRRLLSDIAAFARPAAERSELAFNVELPARLPTVLGDRERLQQVIMNLLNNAFKYTPKGGSVWLKAYTRAKELIIEVKDTGCGIPEDAQQALFQPYQRRDPSHQRKDGLGLGLAITKAIVERYKGRIWVESRPGSGSRFFVALPTTRRNFKNESADC; this comes from the coding sequence TTGAACGTAGCGAAACCGGTTGACTTACTTTACCGCGCCGTCTTCGAGAATGCCGGCGACGCCATTATCATCTGGCGCCGCGCGAACGGCTCGGAAGTCTTAAAGATTATTGATGCCAACCCCGCCGCCTGCCGCCGCCTTGGCTACACTAGGGACGAAATGATCCGCCTGACCGATGCCGATCTTAACGCGCCGGACAGCCTGCGCCGCAGCCGGGAAATACTCGCCGCCCCTTCGGACAACGGGAAGCTGACCATGGAGGTGGCGCTCCGGACCAAAACCGGGCAGGAACTGCCATCGGAGGCGAATTGCCAGGTTTTCATTATGGATGGATGCCCGGCCATCGTCGCTGTTTATCGGGATATCGCCGAGCGCAAGGAACAGGAAGAACGCCGGCAGCGGGCGCTGGAGCACGAAACGTCGCTGCGGTCCAAGCTGGAAGCCGATACCGATATGCGCACCAACTACACCCGGGCGCTGGTGCACGAGCTCAAAACGCCGCTGACCTTGCTCATGGCTTCAAGCGATTTCCTGGTATCTCATATAAAGGAAGAACCGCTGCTGTCCTTCGCCAAGAATATCAGCTTCGGCGCCGCTTCGATCAACCGCCGCATCGATGAACTGCACGACCTGATGAAACTGGAGATGGGCTCGTTGCAGCTGGAGTTTTACCCGGTGCCCACCCGTCGGCTCCTCAGCGACATCGCCGCCTTCGCCCGGCCGGCGGCGGAACGCAGCGAACTGGCTTTCAACGTCGAACTGCCGGCGAGGCTGCCGACTGTTCTGGGAGACCGCGAGCGGCTGCAACAGGTGATCATGAACCTGCTGAACAACGCCTTCAAGTACACCCCCAAAGGCGGTTCGGTCTGGCTTAAAGCCTATACCCGGGCAAAGGAACTCATCATCGAGGTCAAGGACACCGGCTGCGGTATTCCTGAGGACGCCCAGCAGGCATTGTTCCAACCTTACCAGCGCCGGGATCCCAGCCACCAGCGTAAAGACGGCCTGGGACTGGGGCTGGCCATAACCAAAGCGATTGTAGAAAGATATAAAGGCCGCATCTGGGTGGAAAGCCGCCCGGGCTCCGGCAGCCGCTTTTTCGTGGCGTTACCGACAACCAGGAGGAACTTTAAAAATGAAAGCGCTGATTGTTGA
- a CDS encoding inorganic phosphate transporter encodes MPDASLLPIVIIILLAIGFAFVNGTNDTANAIATVVGTRVMSPRQAVLMAAAANLVGATTGVAVARTIGKGILVPEAITYTTIIAGLIAVISWTSLATWRGLPVSLTHGMVSSLAMAGVGVAGAAAVNWAVLGKVVAAIIIAPAIGFAGGYLMMVAIMWLFSKSRPDRVGRIFSNAQILSASYMAFSHGRNDGQMPIGLITMAMVIYSGNLALWDSIPVWIILVAAGSISAGTAIGGWRVVKTLGVRMTALKPVNGFAAETAAATVIQIASSIGIPVSTTHTISASIMGVGATRRLSAVRWGVAGHIFAAWVLTIPICGVIAFILATILKGLF; translated from the coding sequence ATGCCTGATGCCTCGCTGCTGCCCATAGTCATTATAATCCTGCTGGCCATCGGTTTCGCCTTCGTCAACGGCACCAACGACACCGCCAACGCCATCGCCACCGTCGTTGGCACCCGGGTGATGTCACCCCGGCAGGCGGTGCTCATGGCGGCCGCCGCCAACCTTGTTGGCGCTACCACCGGTGTGGCGGTGGCCCGAACTATCGGCAAAGGTATTCTTGTACCGGAAGCCATTACTTATACCACTATCATCGCCGGCCTTATCGCCGTGATCTCCTGGACTTCGCTGGCCACCTGGCGGGGATTGCCGGTCAGCTTGACCCACGGTATGGTTTCCTCGCTGGCCATGGCCGGCGTCGGCGTGGCTGGAGCGGCCGCCGTTAACTGGGCGGTGCTCGGCAAGGTCGTGGCGGCCATCATAATCGCCCCGGCAATCGGTTTCGCCGGCGGCTACTTGATGATGGTGGCCATCATGTGGCTGTTCAGCAAGTCACGGCCGGATCGCGTCGGCCGCATTTTCTCCAACGCTCAGATACTTTCCGCCAGCTACATGGCTTTCAGCCACGGCCGCAACGACGGCCAGATGCCCATCGGCCTCATCACCATGGCCATGGTCATCTATTCGGGCAACCTGGCGCTGTGGGACTCGATACCTGTGTGGATTATCCTGGTCGCCGCCGGTTCGATCAGTGCTGGCACGGCCATCGGCGGCTGGCGGGTGGTCAAGACTCTTGGAGTGAGGATGACGGCCTTAAAACCGGTCAACGGCTTCGCCGCCGAAACGGCGGCGGCCACGGTCATCCAGATCGCTTCCTCCATAGGCATCCCGGTGTCGACGACGCACACTATTTCCGCCTCGATCATGGGCGTCGGCGCCACCCGGCGCCTTTCGGCGGTGCGCTGGGGCGTGGCCGGGCACATCTTTGCCGCCTGGGTGCTGACCATCCCTATCTGCGGCGTCATCGCCTTCATTCTGGCGACAATCCTGAAGGGGTTGTTCTAG
- a CDS encoding DUF370 domain-containing protein codes for MSIELVHVGFGNILAMNRLIAIAPPGSAPIKRIIQESRNKGNLIDMTNGRKTKAVIFTDSGHIVLAALAPETITGRVTVGRGVMKTEVAEVPLDV; via the coding sequence ATGTCTATTGAACTCGTCCACGTCGGCTTCGGCAACATTCTGGCGATGAACCGCCTGATTGCCATCGCCCCTCCCGGCTCCGCCCCTATCAAGCGTATTATCCAGGAGAGCCGCAACAAGGGTAATCTCATCGATATGACCAACGGCCGCAAGACCAAGGCGGTGATCTTCACCGATTCCGGCCACATTGTCCTGGCGGCTCTGGCGCCGGAGACCATAACCGGCCGGGTGACCGTAGGCCGCGGCGTCATGAAGACCGAAGTGGCCGAGGTACCGCTTGACGTTTAA